The genome window CTGTAAAAGTTCTTCTTCTGTATCGCATAATGCTACCAGAACACCATTGATTTCTTCAGCGTGATCCATATAAGCTCTGATATGATGCTTTGCAATCATACCTAACCCAATTAGTCCAATACGTACTTTTTCCATCTTTTCTCTCCTATTTTTTTCATTTTCTATTTTCAGTTTTACATCAATTAGAAACCTATCGTATGCTTGAGATTTTGAACTCTCTCACACCAATTTCCCACATTCCAATCTCCAAAGGTTCCAAGACCTCCCATCTCATCCCTGCCGAAATATACAGGAACATGTACCAAGGACAGTCCATCATACTCGTATGCCTGTTCCAGAGCTTTTTTCAATTCCTCCACAGATTCCCCGCCATAAAAGCCTTTTACTCCTTTAATAGACTCTGCCATCTTCACATAATCTACTACGACCTGATCGTCTGTCCTGAATTCTACGTCATACTGATTGTACTGAAGGCTTGTGATAGCTCCCATACGCCGGTTGTCAAAAACGACGATCATACCCTTAAGTCCATACTGAGCTCCATCTATCAAAACCTGCGGATTCATCATAAAACTTCCGTCACCGCTGAAAGCTATCGGATAATCCCTTCCTCCTGCAAGTGCAAATGCAAGCGTCGAGGATACTGCAAATCCCATATAGGAAGACCCCGTGTCTGTGATTGTCTGCTTGGGTTTCTCATCAGTTACAATCTGAAATCCATTTGCCTGAACGTCTCCTGCATCAAATATCTTCACACATTCATGAGAATCGGCAAAATCCACTACTGTCTTAATCGCAGCAGGTTCTGTGAGAATCAGTTTCCCATACTTCTCGTCATATAGAACAGGGTTGTCATATCTTAATTGTTTGTATGCCTCCCACTCTACGCGTTTCTTCATACATTCTTTCAGCCACTTTGAATCGGACGCTCTATTTTCTGCTGCCTTCAAAAGTTCAATCAGCCGCAAAAGGACTTCTTTTGCATCTCCTTGTATCCGAATCGAATTACTATACTGCCCCAGATCATCATAATCGCAGTTAATATTGATAATCTTCTTAGATTTTCTAAGCGCTGTTCCTGAGCTGTCCCACTGACAGACACCTCTGGCCCCAACAGCGATAAACAAATCACACTCGTTCATGGCAAAGTTTCCGCAAATGGAGCCTTTAGAACCACCAACACTCATATGACGCTTTTTAGAAGCCGGATACAGTCCCGGAACCTGGAGTCCCTGCACATAAACGGCATCCGTAAGCTCTAAAAACTCCTCCCAAACTTCCTCAGGAACATTGGAAGCTCCACCTCCTGCTTTTACCGTAATTCTGGAGGCATTACAAATAGCATTTACAGCAGCTTGATAAATATCCATATCAACGCTTACAACCTTTGATTCCTCAGACTTTTCCGGAAATTCCAACAAATTGCAGCCTTTTATGATTTTGGGCTGGATATTCATCGGAAGCAGCATATAGAACGGGGATCGTTTAGCCTTTCCATTCACTGCAACATCGCCTCTCTTCAGTGCGGTAAACACAGCTTCCGCAGTATGCAGCGAATATGCCGGGCCAAAAGTTGACAAAACCTTTAAAAACAGCTCCTGCTCCCTTCTTGGAATCTGCTGCATGTTTGGCCCTTCACTTTGACTGGTTTCATCACCCATCAAATAATAAATACCAAGGCCATTAGACAATGGAACCAGTGATCCTGCCGCCGCCTGCATAGCTCCTGGCCCTATAGATGTAAACACTGCAGCGGCTTTTCCGTATTTCCATCTCAGCATAGATGCCACATGAGAAGCCTCTACCTCATTTCGAACATTGATCGTTTTTACCACATTTTCTTCTTCATATATACGAAGCACTTCTCCAACATCCGTCGTTCCATGTCCAAAAATACCTATAAATGTTCTTACATCCTGATTTGCCAATCCAAGAATAACCGCCTCACTAAGGCTAATATCCTGAAATTGTTCCAAGCCGCCTATTTCCACAGCTTTTCGGATTGTACCATAAGTTTTAATCCCTCTGGCACGCTTTCTTCTTTGTTCAATTTTTTCGTCCATTATTTTTTTTATTCACACCTCCCTGACGTATTTTTTCCCGGGAAATACATCTCCTTTTTTCAATTTAATTATATATTGAGGAAAACAAATTACACAATTATAATTGCAACCGCTGTTGCGCATAATACAACACATCTTTTTTTTCAACAATTTAGACAAATACTTTTTGTTCATTTTATGCAATTTATCCAAAAAAGGAAGACTCTGATAATTTATCAGAATCTTCCTTCCTATTTCTATATATTACTTTTACATTTTAACTATCTGCACTTTCTTTTCTTAACAAAGCAGATTGCCGCAATAACACATACTGCTGACATCATGACAATAATCCATCTATAACTTCCAAAATCACCCGTATTAACTTTCTGATCTGACTTTGAAGTAGTCGATGAACTACTCTGATTGCCCGGTTTGCTGTCACTTGGTTTATTGTCCCCTGGTTTATTCGGATTGCTCGGGTTGTCCGGCTTATCCGGGTTGTCCGGCTTATCCGGGTTGTCTGGCTTATCCGGATTGTCCGGGTCATCCGGCTGACTACTCTTCCCGTTATCCTTCATCAATTCAATTTCAGATACCAGCACGGCATTTTCACCTGAAGTAAATTCGAAAGTCAGATTCTTAGCCTTTATGATTTCTTCAAAAATAATCTCATTAAATCCGGCTTTTAACTTATCTGACGCCAGAGTCATAACTTCTTCATCGCCATTTTTAATTACAAGTTTTGCAGGAACTCCATTTTCCTCAAATGCAATATTGATGAGGCCAATTTCTTTCAATTCATCTAATTCAACAAAGACAGAACCCTTCTCTCCATCGTAACTCCAGTTCCAATCATCATTTACCAACCCATTATTAATGCTGTCTATAGACGCTTCCGGAATGGTAAATGTCTGATAACGGCTATCCTCTGTATAAGCTCCAACGCCGTATCCCGTCTTTCCGTTCGTCTCAAAACTGTAATCCACAACCGGGGTATCAGAACCTTCTGCATAGATCTTAAGCCATCCGGTTCCGAGTGCCTCAACATTGAAGCCGTTAATCACGTCATAATTATTATCATGTCCTGTTACTTTACCAAATGTTTCATTTGACGCTGCTTCCACATTTTTACTCGTTACAAATCTCCAGTGTGCCTGGCCGTTATTATTGTAATCTCTCTGTGTCGCAAGCAACAGTGCATATTTTTTACCTGCCTTTAACGACGCCTGATTTCCGTCCTTGTCCCGCATTTCTACTTTGAACAGCTTTTGCAGTTCAGCCGAATTAACTGCGTCTTTCTTAATCACGCCTTTAGCAAGATAAGCTCCTTCCGGTCCTTTTCCACTCGCATCTGTCTCATAAATGTAAAGCTCCAGATCATGAATGTCGCTCTCCCAGAGACTCTTGTCATTTACAGTTCCCCAAATCTCCACGGCATCTAATGTAACGTCGCTTACAACCGTAGATGTTATCACCGGAACAGAATTTTCCTCGTAATCCAATTCCGTCATATAATTCTCTGTGTTAAATGCATGGAATCCGTAAAGTGCAACCGGACTATGATCCGTTGTATCAAATTTTACACGGATCTTATTTGTCTTAATCCTGTCAAATGTGACCGTATTACGATTTGACGTAATCGTTCCCATCGTGGCTTCCGGCACGTCCTCCCACTTGCCATCCACTTCGTACTGGGCGACTACTGAATTTGCAATACCAGTGTGTCAAGGCTCGGATTTCCTACCGGCTCATAATAGAGATAATAGTCGATACGGTCCACATAACGCTCTGTTCCGAAATCTACGCCATACCAGATATCTTCATCTTGCTCTGCAGATTCCCATCTCGCCTGAGTATTCAGTGCATTAAGATACCGCCGCCATGTGTGAAATCATTATTGTAAATAGAGTTATAATTTGAACCTGATTCAAACAGGGAACTTGTTGAATCCCGCGCATGAACTTCATCATATACATCGATTCGGATACCCCAGCTAAAATCGTTATCCTCTACGGTATTGTAGCTTGAATTATCCATTTCCAGACAAACGTCCGAAGCAATCGCAAAGCTGTTATCCTTGATCGTATTGTTATTGCTTTTCCGCATGATCAGGGCATTTGCATTGTTATTTGCATTATTTCCGCTAATTGTACTCTTACTTACTCCTTCCATCAGAAGAGCTCCGCCTTCCTGGTCGCCCCATCCGCCTTCCGGATTCGTATAGTTATCAGAAAAATCACAATCTGCTACTGTAACTCCTGAACAATTAACAAGTTTTGCCGCCCAATAGAAGCCGCTTACCGTAATGCCGCTTATGGAAGAACCTTTCACTTTCTCCATCACGATACCCGTTCCTTTGAAAGCACCTGTATCAATTGTACATGCCGTTCTGTCAAACGGTTTATTTCTCATGGAATCCGAAACAGCAGCTTCATCGTCATAGGACATATCCCAATAATAGAAAGGTTTTGCTTCGCACAGATCGCTGAATGTACGCACGCCATCTTCTGAAACCTGAACCTTAAGGATACCGCAAAAATGTTTTGCTTTTGAGTCAAAACTAAGCTTAATGGAAGATGCACCGGAAAGCACCAGAGAGCGCGCCATGTTGTAGAAGTTTTTCCGGACACGGCATTAAGCTGATATGCATAAGCTCCTGTTGTCGTATCAGATACGAATTTTTCTTCCTCTGCATTTACGATCTTTACATAATCTGCTTTTACTTTTACATTGTCCGCACCGATCGTAATTCCTGTCTGTGCCCCTCCAAAATTATAGATACCCGGTTTTAACGCCGTATCTTTCTTTATGACCATGCCAGCCGTTGGTATGGTATAATCCTTGCTCTGATCGTAAACGTAAACATCTACACTTGCGACAGCACTTCCGCTCTGCACGGAAATTTTGGCAACTCCTTCTTTTGCGCCTGTAACGACAGCTTCGCCATCTTTTGCATTTAGAGTTACAGCATCGGAATCCGCAGAAAATTCTATCTTAGAATCCGTGATCTTAGCGCCATTTTGATCCAGAACCGTTGCCGTGATCTTAGTTGTTCCGCCGATTTCCAGAGTATCCTGATTGCTTACTTCAAGGGTAATATCATAGGGAACTGCCCCTCCAGGCACCGGTGGAAGATCCGGACCTACCGGCCCCTCCGAGCTGCTTCCCGGTGTATAATTGACCTTCAGATACATTGTGCCTACTACGGCCGTCTCATCGCAGGTACCCCTTACTCCAATCTGACCGGCTGCTTCTGTCCTGGCCGCCTCAATATTTTTGCTGCTTACCCAGTCGTATCTTCCATTTGTCTTTGTCAAATTATCTGCCAAGGGATCCGTAGTAAGTACAACCGCATACTGCGTATCCTTTTTCAAGCCTTTCACAGAAGACAGATCAATCGTGGTGACGCCTTTATCCACCACATCCGCCCCTGCTACCGTCACGGAACCAATCTGCTTATCCGGTACGCCACCGGACATAGAATAGACTGATGCCACCAGATCGGCCGTATTTCCACCTTCATCTGTTCTCTTGATCAGCCATACTTCAACAGAATTCAGATTTCCGTCTTCCGGCATGGTAAAGCTCTGCCAACGACTATAGGCATCCAAAGAGCTTCCAAAATCAAATCCTGATCTTTTGCCGCTCGCGTCATGAGAATAATCAATTGCCCCTGCCTTTATTTTTTCGTAGGTGACCTTAAGATACATGGTTCCTACTGTAGTTTCTGCAGCAAATCCTCTGCCGTTATGTTTTCCGGCCACATCACCGCTTGCCACCACGGTCGTTTTATTACTCACCCAGTCATACTTCCCATTTGTCTTTTCAAAACTGGTAGTCAAAGTATCCATAGTAAGAAACAGCGCATACTGCTTTCCTTCCTCCAGTTTTCCCACATCACTGAAATTTATCGTAGTAATTCCTTTATCCGTAACGTCTGAACCCTTTACGATTACCTCCCCGCCGATCTGAGTGCTGGGAACGCCGCCTTCCATCGCATATAAACTGGCCTTTATATCGCTTGTCCCGCCACTTTCATCTGCTCTCTTGATCAGCCATACATCTGCTGATTTTAGCGTGCCTTCCTCCGGCATGGTAAAACTCTGCCAACGGCCCCACGCATCTAGTTCATTTCCAAAATCCAACCCCCAGGTTTTTCTACTTGCATCAAACGTGTAATCAACGCATGACTCATCTGACGCATCTTCTGCGTGAACGACAGGTACACTGCCTCCGAACACCGTCGCCACCAGCATGAAAAGCGTCATGATCATACTCAAAAAACGCTTTTGGTGTGTCGAAATCTTTCTCATTTTTTTCCTTCTTTCCGCTTACATTTCAATAAGCTTATCTAGTATTTCCTTTGCCTTTACGATATCCCTTTTCTGTTCTTCGCCAGAAATTTCCCGTTCGATCGTGATATCGCCGTCATATCCGATTTCTCTTAATTTCTTGATAAAATCCGGATAATTTACCTTTCCCTGTCCGAGAAGTACTTCTTTTCCAAGATAGTGCCCATCCGTAGGATACAGCCCGTCCTTACCGTGAATGCCGCGCACATATTCGCCAAATACGTCCAGCGCATCGATAGGATTTGCCTTACCGTACATGATCAGATTCGCCGGATCAAGGTTAATTCCAACATGCCCTTCTCCAAGCTCCTTTTCAATATCCTGAATCGCACGTTTCAAAGTCACCGGCGTTTCCTGCCCCGTCTCAAACAGGAAAATCTGCCCATTTTCTTTACATTTTTCTACAATACTCTTGCATGCCGTAAGTACTTCCTGATATTTGGGATCGTAAGGATTTTCGGGCATATACCCTACATGCGTTGCAAGCTGGAGACATGAATTTTCTTTGCAAAATCAGATCCTTCCATCAACATTTTTACACGCTCGGCACGATAATCGGCAGGAATCAGGCCCAAGGTAAGCTGTCCCTCGTAAAAATCCCATACCTTTCGTCCCTCCCAGCCACACCAGAAGGCGCTAATTCCTACGTCATACTTTTCGATTGCGGCATTTACTGCTTTTGCAGCAGCATCATCATTTAAAATTTTCCTGTTCCAGCAGACCAGCTGACAACTTTCCAATCCCATCGATTTCAGCTCTGCAAAACGTTCCTCAATATCCAACCTTGCTCCTGTGGAAACCGGGGATGCCTGGAATTAATGATCGGTGAGAATTCTCTTAGGAAACGGGTCCTGAAGCTTGACCAGCATTCCGGACTGGCGCAGAATCAGGTCGTTACGTACAGTGATTTAGGTTCTGCCTCTCTATATGGCGATATTTGTGCGCAGACGGTAATTCATGATATAGCCGGAGATTTTTCAAATGCCCTTCGCAATCTTATCTGCCTTGTGCGTCCAAAGATTGTAATTATCGGCGGAAAAAGCAAGAATCTGGGACCATTGTTTCTCGAAGAGGTTAAAAAGAATCTGAATACTACCGGATTCCGACAAATTATAGATTCAATGGATCCGATCAGATATAGTATGTTAGATTCTGCAGCCTATTATATTGGCGCAATGAAATATTTCTTTGATATACACTATGATTTTACGCAGAATTTATTCGATAGCTTCTTTATTGGATAAATTCGCAGATTGGAGAATTATGAAAAAATTGAGAGTTGCCCTTGTAGGATGTGGCCGTAATATCGAAAAAGCGAAATCGTTTGCAGACAAATTTCCCGGGTGTAAATATACGGCCGATTTTGACGAGATACTGGATAACAAGATCGACATTGTTCACCTCTGTCTTCCTCATTATCTTCACCCTAAGATGGCTATAAAGGCCATGAAAGCCGGAATTCACGTTATGACGGAAAAACCGATTTCCATCACTTTGCAGGAAGCTGACGAGATGCTTAAGGTGCAGCGGGAAACCGGAATGAAATTAGGTGTGATCTTCCAGACCAGATATACAAAAAGTGTAGAAACTTTGAAAGCTATGATCGAACGCGGAGATTTTGGAAGGATTCTGTCTGCCCGCTCTTATCTCACCTGGAACCGCCCGGCCAGTTATTATGAAGACAGCGACTGGAAGGGAACCTGGGATAAGGAAGGCGGAGGCGTTTTGATTGACCAGGCTACCCACAGCGTCGACAGAGTACGCTACCTGGTGGGAAGCGATGTGGTGTGGATAGACGGAGGTATTCACAATTATGTACATGATTTTGTAAAAGTTGAAAACACTGCACATGCAATTATGATGTTTGAAAATGGATGCCTGTACAACTTGTACGCATGCAACACTTACGGACTGGATTCCTCGATTCTGATTGAGCTTGTCGGTGAAAAGGGCCGTTGTGGCCTAAAGCAGGATACCGGCTTCTATGAAATCGGTGATACCTATGAGGAAATTTATGACGCCTACATACCGGCAAGTGTCGGTCCTGTCTATTGGGGAAGCAGCCATTATATCCAGCTCCGTGATTTTTATGATTCCGTGTTATTGGATAAACCTGTGGCGGTTGATGGGTTAGAAGGACGTAAGACATTGGAGATTATTAAGGGAATCTATCTGTCTTCTGCAACTGGCAAGCGGATTACTATTCCTTTTGAAGATGTTTCATATGTAAATATTAATAAAATCGAAAAAGATGGGACTGCCGAAAAATAGATATTCCTAAAGAAAATAACTGTTATATAAAGTACCAAGATGAACGTCCACCGGACATTCACTTAGGCATGATTGGCAAGAAGAATAGACGGATAAGAATCTAATCGTTTCTTATCCGTCTTCTTTTTTCAATAAAAATATATCGAAAAACAATAAATTTATATTGCAATTCGAAAACCATTCAAGTATAATAGAACAAAATCAATAATGAATAAAAACTCGGAGGACACTACCATGGAATATGAAAAAATTGCAAAATTTACAAAATGGATTCTTGATTTTATGTTTTTTGCCGGAATCATTGTTGTGATTACCGTGCCGCTCTGGCTCAAGTTTGGGGGGCTGTACTACTCAAGGGAGATCATGAAGCATTACTGGCTGATGCTGATCGTATTCGTATTATCCGGTCTGCTTGGAATATTTATCTTGAATGAATTGAGAAAAATGATGAGGACTGTATTGGAACAGAATTGTTTTGTCATGGAGAATGTGCTCAGTTTGAAAAAAATGGCAAGATATAGTATTGCTATCTCTATATTTTTTGCCATTAAAGTCGCATTTTTTCCTACACCTGCGACCTTGATCATCGTACTTGTATTTTTCATAGCTGCACTTTTCAGCCTGGTCCTTTCCTGTGTATTTAAACAGGCCATTGATTACAAAAATGAAAATGATCTTACAATTTAGGAGGTGAGTCTGATGGCAATTATGATAAACTTAGACGTTATGATGGCAAAGAGAAAGATCGGGCTCACGGAGCTTTCCAAAGAAGTAGATATTACGATGGCCAACCTGTCCATATTAAAAAATAATAAAGCGAAAGCCATTCGATTTACAACGCTGGAAGCAATCTGCAAAGCCCTGGACTGCCAGCCGGGAGATATTCTTGAATATATTCCGGATAGGGAAAATTAGAAACATTATTATGTCAAATATTATTGATATATTACACTAAGACACCCTTAACAAAAAATAAGCAGAATATATAACCTGATTCAAACGAAAGGAGACCAAATATGATGTATGAAA of Roseburia hominis contains these proteins:
- a CDS encoding Gfo/Idh/MocA family oxidoreductase, whose amino-acid sequence is MKKLRVALVGCGRNIEKAKSFADKFPGCKYTADFDEILDNKIDIVHLCLPHYLHPKMAIKAMKAGIHVMTEKPISITLQEADEMLKVQRETGMKLGVIFQTRYTKSVETLKAMIERGDFGRILSARSYLTWNRPASYYEDSDWKGTWDKEGGGVLIDQATHSVDRVRYLVGSDVVWIDGGIHNYVHDFVKVENTAHAIMMFENGCLYNLYACNTYGLDSSILIELVGEKGRCGLKQDTGFYEIGDTYEEIYDAYIPASVGPVYWGSSHYIQLRDFYDSVLLDKPVAVDGLEGRKTLEIIKGIYLSSATGKRITIPFEDVSYVNINKIEKDGTAEK
- a CDS encoding thiamine pyrophosphate-dependent enzyme → MDEKIEQRRKRARGIKTYGTIRKAVEIGGLEQFQDISLSEAVILGLANQDVRTFIGIFGHGTTDVGEVLRIYEEENVVKTINVRNEVEASHVASMLRWKYGKAAAVFTSIGPGAMQAAAGSLVPLSNGLGIYYLMGDETSQSEGPNMQQIPRREQELFLKVLSTFGPAYSLHTAEAVFTALKRGDVAVNGKAKRSPFYMLLPMNIQPKIIKGCNLLEFPEKSEESKVVSVDMDIYQAAVNAICNASRITVKAGGGASNVPEEVWEEFLELTDAVYVQGLQVPGLYPASKKRHMSVGGSKGSICGNFAMNECDLFIAVGARGVCQWDSSGTALRKSKKIININCDYDDLGQYSNSIRIQGDAKEVLLRLIELLKAAENRASDSKWLKECMKKRVEWEAYKQLRYDNPVLYDEKYGKLILTEPAAIKTVVDFADSHECVKIFDAGDVQANGFQIVTDEKPKQTITDTGSSYMGFAVSSTLAFALAGGRDYPIAFSGDGSFMMNPQVLIDGAQYGLKGMIVVFDNRRMGAITSLQYNQYDVEFRTDDQVVVDYVKMAESIKGVKGFYGGESVEELKKALEQAYEYDGLSLVHVPVYFGRDEMGGLGTFGDWNVGNWCERVQNLKHTIGF
- a CDS encoding choice-of-anchor R domain-containing protein; translated protein: MRKISTHQKRFLSMIMTLFMLVATVFGGSVPVVHAEDASDESCVDYTFDASRKTWGLDFGNELDAWGRWQSFTMPEEGTLKSADVWLIKRADESGGTSDIKASLYAMEGGVPSTQIGGEVIVKGSDVTDKGITTINFSDVGKLEEGKQYALFLTMDTLTTSFEKTNGKYDWVSNKTTVVASGDVAGKHNGRGFAAETTVGTMYLKVTYEKIKAGAIDYSHDASGKRSGFDFGSSLDAYSRWQSFTMPEDGNLNSVEVWLIKRTDEGGNTADLVASVYSMSGGVPDKQIGSVTVAGADVVDKGVTTIDLSSVKGLKKDTQYAVVLTTDPLADNLTKTNGRYDWVSSKNIEAARTEAAGQIGVRGTCDETAVVGTMYLKVNYTPGSSSEGPVGPDLPPVPGGAVPYDITLEVSNQDTLEIGGTTKITATVLDQNGAKITDSKIEFSADSDAVTLNAKDGEAVVTGAKEGVAKISVQSGSAVASVDVYVYDQSKDYTIPTAGMVIKKDTALKPGIYNFGGAQTGITIGADNVKVKADYVKIVNAEEEKFVSDTTTGAYAYQLNAVSGKTSTTWRALWCFPVHLPLSLVLTQKQNIFAVSLRFRFQKMACVHSAICAKQNLSIIGICPMTMKLLFRIP
- a CDS encoding DUF2975 domain-containing protein codes for the protein MEYEKIAKFTKWILDFMFFAGIIVVITVPLWLKFGGLYYSREIMKHYWLMLIVFVLSGLLGIFILNELRKMMRTVLEQNCFVMENVLSLKKMARYSIAISIFFAIKVAFFPTPATLIIVLVFFIAALFSLVLSCVFKQAIDYKNENDLTI
- a CDS encoding helix-turn-helix transcriptional regulator; translated protein: MAIMINLDVMMAKRKIGLTELSKEVDITMANLSILKNNKAKAIRFTTLEAICKALDCQPGDILEYIPDREN
- a CDS encoding NosD domain-containing protein, giving the protein MRTFSDLCEAKPFYYWDMSYDDEAAVSDSMRNKPFDRTACTIDTGAFKGTGIVMEKVKGSSISGITVSGFYWAAKLVNCSGVTVADCDFSDNYTNPEGGWGDQEGGALLMEGVSKSTISGNNANNNANALIMRKSNNNTIKDNSFAIASDVCLEMDNSSYNTVEDNDFSWGIRIDVYDEVHARDSTSSLFESGSNYNSIYNNDFTHGGGILMH
- a CDS encoding TIM barrel protein, whose product is MPENPYDPKYQEVLTACKSIVEKCKENGQIFLFETGQETPVTLKRAIQDIEKELGEGHVGINLDPANLIMYGKANPIDALDVFGEYVRGIHGKDGLYPTDGHYLGKEVLLGQGKVNYPDFIKKLREIGYDGDITIEREISGEEQKRDIVKAKEILDKLIEM